The sequence below is a genomic window from Sphingobacterium sp. ML3W.
GGTGTGTTAAAATTTGACGATTTAAATATAGCAACTTTGCTATAGCAAAACACCGCCACTTTTTTCAACGTTTAGGACGCTACTGATCCAAAGTATCATCGATACGGGTCTTACTCCGTAAAAAAACAACAAGATTACTGACCAAGGCAGCCACTAAACCGATGACAAGCGAATGTGGGATACTGACAAACCCAGCTGCAGGTGTAATGGCTACCAAACCAACAACCGCACCAATACAAGCACCCATAGCTGAAGGCTTTTTCCCCCTAATGATATCGACAAAAATCCAAGCGATAGCAGCAACAGCTGAAGCTGTGGTCGTCGTGGCAAAGGCGTATGCAGCCAAACTATTTGCACCCCCAGCAGATCCTGCATTGAAACCAAACCAACCAAACCAAAGCAGTGCCGTACCCAAAATCACATAACTAATACGAGCAGGTGAGTGTGTCGGCGTTATACGTCCTTTCAAATAGATGGCAGATGCTAAGGCTGCCCATCCAGCGGACATATGCACGACAGTCCCCCCTGCAAAGTCCAAGACCCCGTACTTTGCTAAAATCCCTTCCGAATGCCAAGTAGCATGAGCTAAAGGCATATAGATGAACACACTGAATAACAAGATGAATACCATAAAGGAGTTGAAGCGCACCCTTTCCGCAAAAGCCCCTGTGATCAGTGCAGGTGTGATAATGGCAAATTTCAATTGAAACATAGCGAAAAGTACAAGTGGAATTGTTGGCAAAGCTGGCCAGGTCGCATTGCCCAACATCCCTTTCATCATATAAAAAGTTCTTGGATCTCCAATGATACCACCTATATCATCTCCAAAGGCCAAACTAAATCCAAAAATAACCCAAAGTACCGAAATTAGGCACATACAGATAAAACTTTGCATCATGGTAGAAATGACATTCTTTTTGCTGACCATCCCACCATAAAAGAAAGCCAAACCTGGGGTCATAATCAATACCAAAGCAGATGATGCCAGTAGCCAAGCCGTATCTCCAGTGTCCATCTGTACTCCCCCAGTATCAACAACATCTAAAGATGGGGTCAATAAGCCAATAAAAGCCAAAAAGACCAAAACAAAAAGCGGGACGAATTTTTTCATAAGATTCTACATTTTTTATTTAACATTTCAATATTAAAATCCATTATTTCATATAAAAACAATAAACATTAACTATAATAACTAATTATATGACAAATATAATGGCAAATAATTGAAAAATCAATAAAAAATAAAATAAAATTATATATTTACATAATAATTTCACCAAAACAAACAAAAAACACAAAAATTACTAGTATTAAATGCTAAAAACAAGTATAAATAAGATAAAACTCTAATATTTAATGGAAAAACAGTAAAAAACTAGAAGTTTTTAGTGTTTTTAAATGAAAAAATGACATAAACACATTTAAAAACAAGTAAAAATGAGAAAATTAACCCTAACCCAACTGCTTTTAGCACTTATGACTACAGCATCCTACGCACAATCTCAAGAAAGTAACCTCTTAGGCTTGGAAATTTCAGGATCAGTGGACACCTATTGGAAATATGATTTCCAGAAACAATCAAATATTCAGACCTCATTTACAGAAGAAAATAATTCGGTATCAATTGGAATGATCGACCTTGCATTGAAAAAAAAATCCGGAAGAGCATCTTTTGTTGGTGAATTATCATTTGGACCAAGGGGACAATACCGCTCCATCTTAAATGCTAGTGACCAAAATAGTTTTCACATTCAAAACTTATTCATTTCTTATGCCTTAACGGAGAGACTGACCATGACAGCTGGATTCATGAGCACGTTTATTGGTTATGAAGTCATTTGTCCTTCTTACAATTTTCATTATTCTACTTCTTATCTATTTGGAGCCGGACCTTTTCAAGATGGTGGTATCAAAGCACAGTATGTCTTCTCTGATCAGGTAAGTCTCATGGTCGGACTCTTTAATGACTGGAATGTATACCAAGATCTCAATGGAGTTTCCCATTTCGGATCACAATTATCCATAACGCCAAATGAAAGATCCAATTTCAATCTAAATTTCTTAACAGGTTCATCACAAGGTGGAGCTAGCAATTACAGTTCGGGCACATTGATTGATTTCGTCGGTAATTATGCTTTCACACCTTTATTCTCATTGGGTGCCAATGCTACCGACTACGACCAGAAAGGAGGAGGTGGGTACTCCGGAATTGCCCTTTACCCAATGGTCAATATTAATAAAAATATAGGTATAGGCTTGCGTGGTGAATATTTCAAACTAAAAGATGCCCCTATCTTAGAAGCAGTAGGTAATGAAATATTCTCTACAACATTGACGGCCAACTTCAAACACAATGGCTTTCATTTTATCCCCGAAATCAGATTAGACAATAGTAGCGAGCAAATATTTGTCAAACAGAATCTTACGCCCACCAAGAATGCAGGACAGTTTTCCTTGGCATTAGTTTACGATTTTTAATCAAACACACCTGAATCCATTACTTTTTATGACATGTTCCCTCTTCAGCCTTGTCACATACAATAAGTACAATGATATTTTATAATCAGAAAAATAAAAAAGTATTTAGCATTTTCACGTATTTATTCTATTTTTAACTGGGCCATAAGAATAGTCGGAAACAACGAATAATAACAATGAAAACCAATGCAGCTCGGATTTTAGATCATCTACAGATTACTTATACAATAAAGGAATATGAAATCAATGATAGGCATCAAAGTGCAACAGATGTTGCTGAAATTTTAAAAATACGACCAGAAAGCATATACAAAACACTTGTGCTAACTGGACAAAAAGATCAGTACCTCGTTGCAATTATACCAGGGAATGCGCAAGTTAATCTGAAAAAATTAGCCTTTATTTCTGGCAATAAAAAATGTGAAATGCTAGCTATGAAGGACCTACAACAGGTGACTGGCTATATCCGAGGTGGCTGCTCCCCTATCGGCATGAAGAAAGCATTCCCAACCTATATCGAAGAAATTGCTACTTTAGAAGACAAGATCATCATCAGTGCAGGAAAAAAAGGTTATCAGATCATGCTTAAACCTGATGACCTGAGCAAAGCCACAAAGGGTATATTTGCAGATATATCCGACAGCCTATAGCATGAAAACAAAGCACACATAAAAAAGCCACTTCCTAGGAAGTGGCTCATAAAGTCTTATCGGTTATTTAATATAATATCATTTGCAAACGCGCTATACGATATCGCTTTGACGATAATGCGTATGCGTTTTATTACGCCCCACCAAACTACCACCTATAGCACTGGCGGCACCAACTAAAAGTGCAAAGAATCCAAAAATAGCAGCTTTACCAAGGGCATCACTAACCTCTTCGCCTACTTTTTTAGATTTTTCAGCAGCTTCAGCAGACAATTCTTTTATTTTCTGTTTTGCTTCTTCAGCTGTATTGATCCAGTTATCAACAATCTGTTCTGATTCTACTTTTGATTTACCCGTACGCTCTGCTACAACATTTACTAAAGCATCTTTATCAACATCCGACATGACGCTATCTTTTAGATTATACAATTTACTGAGTAACGATTTAGAAACATCATCGGCATTATCGGGATTCTCCCCAATTTGACGACCTGCTTTTTTTGCTTCCCCAACAGCATTTTCTGCTTTTTTCTCTAAATT
It includes:
- the ybaK gene encoding Cys-tRNA(Pro) deacylase, producing MKTNAARILDHLQITYTIKEYEINDRHQSATDVAEILKIRPESIYKTLVLTGQKDQYLVAIIPGNAQVNLKKLAFISGNKKCEMLAMKDLQQVTGYIRGGCSPIGMKKAFPTYIEEIATLEDKIIISAGKKGYQIMLKPDDLSKATKGIFADISDSL
- a CDS encoding outer membrane beta-barrel protein → MRKLTLTQLLLALMTTASYAQSQESNLLGLEISGSVDTYWKYDFQKQSNIQTSFTEENNSVSIGMIDLALKKKSGRASFVGELSFGPRGQYRSILNASDQNSFHIQNLFISYALTERLTMTAGFMSTFIGYEVICPSYNFHYSTSYLFGAGPFQDGGIKAQYVFSDQVSLMVGLFNDWNVYQDLNGVSHFGSQLSITPNERSNFNLNFLTGSSQGGASNYSSGTLIDFVGNYAFTPLFSLGANATDYDQKGGGGYSGIALYPMVNINKNIGIGLRGEYFKLKDAPILEAVGNEIFSTTLTANFKHNGFHFIPEIRLDNSSEQIFVKQNLTPTKNAGQFSLALVYDF